A portion of the Adhaeribacter radiodurans genome contains these proteins:
- the rfbA gene encoding glucose-1-phosphate thymidylyltransferase RfbA, translating into MKGIILAGGSGTRLHPLTLAVSKQLMPVYDKPMIYYPLSILMMAGIRDILLITTPHDNPLFKKLLGDGQELGCNFQYAIQEEPNGLAQAFVIGADFIGNDKVALVLGDNIFYGAGLSELLQSNNDPDGGVVYAYHVGDPERYGVVEFDDNNKVISIEEKPKQPKSNYAVPGLYFYDNNVIQIARDLKPSPRGEYEITDVNQEYLRRGKLKVGILGRGTAWLDTGTFDSLMQAATFVQVIEERQGLKIGCIEEIAYRMGFINAEQLQKIAAPLVKSGYGKYLMKLPNEKVLERS; encoded by the coding sequence ATGAAAGGTATTATCCTGGCCGGTGGTTCCGGTACCCGACTGCATCCGCTAACCCTGGCGGTAAGCAAGCAATTAATGCCGGTTTACGACAAGCCGATGATTTATTATCCGCTCTCTATTTTGATGATGGCGGGAATCCGGGATATTTTACTAATTACTACCCCGCACGATAATCCTTTATTTAAAAAATTACTGGGCGATGGTCAAGAATTAGGTTGTAACTTCCAGTATGCCATTCAAGAAGAACCAAACGGATTAGCTCAAGCTTTTGTAATAGGTGCCGATTTTATTGGGAATGATAAAGTTGCTTTAGTGCTGGGAGATAATATTTTTTACGGCGCTGGCTTGAGTGAATTACTGCAAAGTAACAACGACCCGGACGGGGGCGTGGTGTATGCTTACCACGTAGGAGACCCGGAACGCTACGGCGTGGTAGAATTCGATGATAACAACAAGGTGATTTCTATTGAAGAAAAACCGAAGCAACCAAAATCAAACTACGCCGTTCCCGGCTTGTATTTCTATGACAACAACGTTATTCAAATTGCCCGCGATCTAAAACCAAGTCCCCGGGGCGAGTACGAAATTACCGATGTTAACCAGGAATATTTGCGGAGAGGTAAGTTAAAAGTAGGGATTCTGGGCCGCGGAACGGCCTGGCTCGATACCGGTACGTTTGATTCGTTAATGCAGGCCGCTACTTTTGTACAAGTAATTGAAGAACGCCAAGGCCTAAAAATCGGTTGTATTGAAGAAATTGCTTATCGTATGGGCTTTATTAATGCCGAACAACTCCAAAAAATTGCCGCCCCATTGGTAAAAAGCGGCTACGGCAAGTACTTGATGAAGTTACCTAACGAGAAGGTTCTGGAGCGCAGCTAA